One Hydractinia symbiolongicarpus strain clone_291-10 chromosome 7, HSymV2.1, whole genome shotgun sequence genomic window, TAATATGGGCAAGTAAATGTTCCATAGCCCCTTGGTTAACcccagccatgtgagggaaatttaGGAGATAGCACAGTGTGGGGCGTTGGAtattgcagggagttgtctggtagagcgcggaccctaattaggtctgcatagctcaaaatgagcattaaatactttaggactcactccccatctaagccatgccccctcctggaaataatagacttGGCATattatatccctcaatatttgtgagactAGCAATGTgtaatatctatctatctaccacATGTGGTAATGAAAAATTTTTCCTAGAAATACTCTCCTGCCTGTGTAGTTTCATATAGGTTTTTTGGTATTTAATAAATgattacaaaaataacaatgaATTAAAATGTCATACCCCCCACCACGTAAAAAATTTCTCGTCTGTGATCTACTCAAGTGATGTTTAGGCTGTCTGTTCTGTAAAGTGCACAAGTATCAGTGCTGGTCAAAATGTTATACATCATAGACGTAAAGCTCAGAATATCATGTCATAGCTATTCATTGTTGCCAGTGAAAAGCGAAATTAAAAGAAGGAAGCATGAGAATATCTTTTAAGTTTTATTGTATGTAGGCAAAAGAAATGTCAGTCCTCAATTCTTGTTGCAACTTGAGTATGGAAACTGCTCTTTATGTTTATATGTTAGCATCATAATATATGACTGTCATACCTTGTTTCCTAAATATGCTAAATCCATGGAAATTGGTAAATTTTATCACAATATGATGTTCAGGTTGCAGGACTTAGTACTGATGCCCAAATACAAAGCTAGGTGTTAAATCTTTCGAAAATCGCCCTTTCACACTGTTTGTTTGCTTCACTACAAGAACCGAGGGATCAAAGTGCAACTTGCCCCACTACGATTAAAGATGGTATCCTAATTCCAAAACTGCATATTGAAAGAAAGGTGGACATAGCAGTcaaatcatttttatattttacaaagcGTTCTCTTGTTATTTGATTAAGATTTTTACAAGGTGCCTCTGAACGCCCAAACTTTTAAAAGGGTGCATGCAGCTTAATTGACACGCAATAAATTTTAACTTATATGTCAGCCATTTTTCTGTGATATCATCTTGAAGCTTGAAGTTACTGTTTGCTTAAAACCCGATTACTTTAAAcgaattttaacattctgttttatttttctgtttttgcatAATTCATATGACAAAAGGCCAAAAAATTCTCGAATATTTGATAATCAGGATATTGGCTCAATCGCATGCCCAAACTTTGCAGAATAATCTcatttgatgaaataaagttgtgttgtccgtttcaagttctaagaataatcctaaaagtagttattaaattttcctaaTAATACAGATTTACGGCATAATGAGTTTTGCTTATCGTATATTATACATATTACAGACAGTTTGCATTGCCCATATTTGAATTATTGTTTGAAATGGGATATGATACTGCTGTTAAATAGCCATTCAAAAGATCAGCTTATTGGCTTCTGTATTACTCTCAAGgtcattaaatatatatttttctctctttttattAACAGATGGACAAAGTAATCACAAAAACAGCTCCATTCGATGCTCGCTTTCCAAACATGAACCAAACGAAAAGTTGCTGGCAAAACTACCTCGACTTTCAAAAGTGCACGAAAGCTAAAGGTGAAGATTATGAGCCATGCCAGTATTTCTTCAGAAATTTTAAATCACTATGTCCAGTTTCTTGGGTAGGTAAATTTTAGATACTCCCCTGTTTGAGTATAATTTTAATGTCTAAAAGTCTTTTTGTCTGAACCTGTTTCCACCtataaaaatgcaatttttctaAGCGCAATTAGAAAGCTATATGGATAGGACTTTTTCACATTGCCTTAACAAACTACTTAAtctgtatattattattttcaggTGGAAAAATGGAACGATCAACTTGAAAGTGGAACGTTTCCTGCAAAggtctaaaaaaattttctggatATGTAAACGTTCATGTTTGTAGAAATCATTTAATCGTAAATATAAATGATTATAAAATTGTTTGCTTTGAAATAGACctattttttttatcctttttccCTTCCGTGAAATACAAATGCGAAAATatagaataaaatttttaatatattcaCGCATTTTGAACTAGTCCatagttcacttgtcaatgttcaggaGTGGACTGTTTGGTTAAATTCAAACTCTTAAAATGTGCTAgctgttgctgacgtcagcatgcacaatttccaaaaaagaaaaactctAAGATACAAGACCTCAGTTCCTCATAGTTTTTTACTTATATCTGACAATTAAAAGTCTTTAAGCCGGCAACCGttttatacttttgatattTCTCATTTCTAGTATTAACATCTACAATCAACATCGTTTCCAGGGCATTATATCTATGTGCTTGATTTGCTGGTCCCTCCGTAATAACGTAATAACCGCTCAAGGACCGAAAAAGCCCAGGGAGGAGAATAATCTACGGTATTCTTTTATCATCTCTAAACTTTAAAATCCGCGGTCGAAGGCGTGCGGTTCGtatataatgtatatttatCTCACGAAACGCGTTCATTACCATATTTCACACGGTATCGAAACGGAGCCACAACTCTCGGCTGCCATTTTGCGTTTAAAAATGGCGATACACACAGTGTTGTGTTTTTGCTACGTTCGCATTTCCTTTTAAACCGATAGCGTAATCCATGTAAACATCTTAAATTGATATTTctagatttttaattaaaagacaCATACAAAgagcaaataataaataaaattaacccctttaaaaaagtaaaaactcttACACCAGTTCCATTAAAGCGATTTGTCAACTGCAGAAGGACAGAGGAAAAAAAAAGGAACATTCATTCAACTTTGAGAgggttttttttctatcgatAGATCACAAAAATCTCTGAACCAGCGATGCTGTTTGTCTATTGCTTTTGCACAAGGCGATTTAATTGGAGCAGCGCAAAATAATGCTCTAAAGAAGTCCACCTTTTGGTGATTTTCTACTACTCTACCTGTATTAAACGTCCTTCATCCATACACAGCATTTCTTGAAGCTCTTAACATAAGATTCTAAGCACAGGAGTATTAAATCAAGCCAATCCACAAATTGAACACTACGATAAAAGTGGACTTGTCAGAGTTTACTCAGCGTACTAAAGGCTTGGGTATTTTGATGCATATGTGCTACGAAAGTCAACTTGACAGGGCCAGTCTTGTCCATTTGCGTCTAACAACTCGTTCAgtccaaaatttatttttttaaatgtttatttgcGTTTTCCTGAGGATTGCATATCTTCGTTCCTGTCCTTGATAACTCGAAAACGACACTTTGGTTGGGTATAAAAGTTTCACAGATtgctttaccacatttatttaAAGTGCTAATAATACTTAAAGTGCTGTACACTGCATCAGatatctgaaaaaaaatctattcaACTAGTTGTTAGTCGTGGAAAAATAAATGGGTTTACTTTCCAGCAAATCATTTAACCTGCGGGGGACCCAGAATGCATTTTGAACacacggaatacggctatttttatagtgatttaaaaacaataaaagaatGAACACGTGAGgctttgaaatgtattttttctctttcctgCCAGGTAAAGACTCAGCACAAATTAAATCGACGTGGTCGGCGgctagaaatgaaaaaaaaaaagacattagcgtaataaaaatattgctaaaaaacAGATCAGTAACATTTCCAGTCTACTTGGAGTTTGTCAGTTAGGTAAGACTGATAAAGTTACTTCTTCAGAtgaagagaaataaaaaacaaagtttcgtAGTTGTTAGCGTAGATTTAACTACTGTCTAACTTAACTATTGTAGTTCAAATGAACATCAATAAGAAATTGACTTCCACTTAATTAACGTATTAATTAAGTGAAATGTTAATTTCCTGTGATAAGGTATCTTGCATTTCAAAAACaatgattttattaaaaaaaaataattaaaaaaagaataattaaaaaaagtaaatcaaatgaattgttttggcctaaaattaatttgctttttaaaatttgtgttgtAATTGGTTGCTAAGAAAAAGACGTAGTTAGTTCATATTTGATATATCGTCGGGCAATTTATCCTCTTTCTAAAACATGGAGAGCACTTATTATAACAAGCTAGTCGTGAGAAGATATGACGCTTCAACCAACTATGGGGCTGTCTTTGTTTTTCTCCCGATTTTTATACTttctagaaaaatggtaacatcTTAACTGTTCGGTAAAACAATGAGTAAATACGGTGTGTGAAAAtgttaagtttggtgaaaatattgaaatatcacttgcacaaaatttagtcaccttttgttaatctaaatttaccAACATTTTACCAAAATCAGTGATAAATGTCAGTCCGTCCAAAAAAACGcagtaaaaagatttaaatagtAAATCCGATTTTTATTTACCCCTAAGCCATTACATTGGAATTGAGTCGTCTTAAATATCACGAAAAACTAATTAAAAGCCGTTGGCGTTTTATAAATCGAAGTTTTATGCTCGGCGTTTATTCGTTAGATCGTTATTCTCTACAAGGGGTTTTTAAAACTTCCACAATGCAGGAACCAATCAAGGactatttctttaataaatcTCTCTTTAAACAACACCCATCTTCTTTGGCAGTCTTGACACCAAGACATTTTGCTTTGTTATAGCTTGGAAGCGCCCAAGACAACAGCTTTCAGGCTAGTAAACCTAGAAAACGAAAGAATATACTTTGAACGTTTTCTCAGGCATAGATGTTTATTAAGACGTGGATACTTATTCCGCCTTTTATGCAAACTAACAATGAGAGATGAGAGAAAGATTTCCTTAACATTAAAATCATCCTTCCCTTGATATCAAAATGAGGTGATTATAGAGGAAATTGTGTCTCCACAAAATGTTGATATAGACAAAGAATTGCCGAAGGTCAATCTTAGTGTAGTAATCATGgatgcttttttatataaaattgattCTGCTCTGGTGCTGTGTCATTTTTATTTCCCTATCCCCTAAAACCTTGACAATACTTTCAGTAAGAAGATTACTTTTATTAGATCTCGAGATAATATATAGTAGGGATTTTACATACATATCATTACTACTACTAGCCAAGAGTTTGTCACAAGGGTCACAACTTATGTTTACAAAGTTAGTTATtgaaatgtttatttaaattaaagaaCCAAATCTTAAAATATCAGTAACTTAAGAACATTGAATTTGTTTTTGATCTTCTATCTTTGTATCTTACTGTATTTCAACATGGTCTACTTATAATCTGAGGAAAATATCGTCCTCAACCACCCGCATGGGACTCATTGCGTTTAGTCCATACGTCATGACGTTGGCCTATATTTTAGGATATAACTTTTTAATAGGCTATATCGGTACCTCATTCACTTACAGGGTGTAATTTTTGGAAAGTGGCGTAAAAAAGCGACTTCTAATTTTTGCATGTATGAGTATCACTGTATTATTTGACTAACACGAACCGATGGATCAAAGAAATTCCGCGtttttaggtattttttttacaacaggcAACAAACTCGTCCTAACGTCCTGAGGGCCTGTTGTGCTTGAGTAGAAATTTAGCAAtccttaaaaaaatgaataatgaTTAAATGTTTGCAAATGCGCATTGCAAGGAGTGGCAGCGCTAAGTGTTTGTTGACCTTATACGTGTCCAGTTTTTGAGCGCATTACAAAACGAATATATCAACAACCTGATCTCTTTCCGTTCTACATTCCCATGACACAACCATTAAATAGATCATTTCATAAAAACTTCATTTGAATCAATGCCAATTCTCGATTTAGTTGAGCAATTAGACACAGGAAGAGAATTCATTAAGGAAGTATGTGCCTCCATAAAGATTATCATTAAGATGGTATTTTGGAATAGCATAAAAACTACAATGATTATGCTAAGTTCAGTCAAGAATTGTAAAAAAGGTTAACTGTATTATTATGATGGCTGCATTATTTGTGTCCAAGGAAATCTGCAGGCTTCCCTTTAATACATTTTTCTTTCCTGCATTTAACTTCAATTATGCAAAATTAATTCaatttaattttcaataaaattttgattgATGTTATGTAGGAAGTTTATTGTGTTATAACTGCCAGCTAGTGGAAAAACTTTGAGACTTGAAAACCTATAAAAAGCTGGTGAGATGTTGCACTTTTACAGCTTTGGCTAACGATTCTTAACAAGTTGTAACTGCGATTATTAATTGAGCGAGTTATACGAAGGTAGTTATTTGTTCTAAgaattcgttcgttcgttcgttcgttcgttcgttcgttcgttcgttcgttcgttcgttcgttcgttcgttcgttcgttcgttcgttcgttcgttcgttcgttcgttcgttcgttcgttcgttcgttcgttcgttcgttcgttcgttcgttcgttcgttcgttcgttcgttcgctcgctcgttcgttcgttcgttcgttcgttcgttcgttcgttcgttcgttcgttcgttcgttcgctcgttcgttcgttcgttcgttcgttcgttcgttcgttcgttcgttcgttcgttcgttcgttttaaattttagcaaaaatgtttgcgcattcgttttatcTCCATAACTGCTATAATAATTTTAGATGAATGGTTTATGTCTCGTCGCACTGATGTTGCTTATAGCAGAATCATGCGCAATGCCGATTTTTCACGAGGGTGGCTCGATAACTGAAGAAGAATACAGCGCTTGTTTATCTGTAGAGACGAAACAGGTACCATACattgacttattttttttactacaaAAGTATTTTCATTCGTCAACTTATTcttaattaaatgtttttaaacgtCCTAGCAAGTTTTTAACTTGGCTATTTTAGAtttgtattttaaaacatttagaagATTTGCTGCTCATTGATGCAATCTGAGCTGATAAAATGTTCTAAAGATTCCTTAAAATTGAGACTGAGCAAAGCATTCAACTAcaccttaaaaattttaaaaagaaggaCATAGCATGACATATAAAATTCGTGCTCATCCACTCAAAAAGGTAGATTTACCTTTTCTTctcattgttattgtttttatagtTTTCACTTCTTATATCTATAGTTTTGCGACAATTTGAGGCTCCATTCAGAAGGTGAATACTCAGAAGAAATTCCACAATGCATAGAATTTGACATTGAAGGGGTAGGTTCATTATTCTGAAAACCTTTTGGGGTTAAATAAAAGCGTATTTTgggttaaacaacttttttattaGCGCCCTGAATTCTGTTTAAGCAAAGACAATATCTTTTAAAAGGTTTGTTCAAAGAAACAATAGCAATAATTATCAtctcatattttcttttttagaattGTATCCAATATGAATTTTCAGAGGTTGGCTACACATCATCTACTGAAGAAGGACATGATGTTTCTCCGACAGAAAATGGAATCGACGTAACGTCACATGCTAGTAGTGAGCAATAGTTACTGATGACGTATTTATCACTAAAATGTAATATAACCTTATGTGAACGAAAcgaataaaatttgttttttaaaatgcttcGTTATGTTCAAGATATGAAGGTTTCAGTGTTCACTTCCAGATTGGAGAGAAAGAACAGTACTAAAAAAATTTTAGGCAACAACACAATGTTAAACTACATGACATTGGAtagaaaatttcaattttacgctgaagaaaaatatgaatagaaacaagaagccctgcggcttgaagatttccgtttTTAGCCAAAATATATTCCATGCTTCTATAAGAGTATAAAAAACAATGTACATGCAATATGCAACCAAGATTTGACACAAGTTTtacaacacaaaaataataaaataaaggcTGTTTAAAACACGATAAAATGCAAATAACATAAGGCGCCTTTTTAACCAAAATGCATTAACTATTATTACTATGTATTAAGTATTAACTCTGAGGACGGAGTGGTTCAAAGTAGCCTCCTCAAGACTTTTTGACTATTGGTTATTCTATATCAGAAAGAGTTTAAGCCTAATTGCATCATGATCACAGAAATACACAATTTTGCTATTCTCGCATAAAATTGTATTTCTCAGTTGCTCGGATCTCTGAATAAATAGCTGATCTGGCAAACGAACTTCTTAGGTGTAAACCCTCTAAACTTGTGACTTGTCTTAATGCAACATAGATTTGTCCTGAGTGAAAGGCTTATTGCTTTATTAAATCACAACAGacaacaattttatcaaacgTTATTCCGCAGGACTGAAGAACAGTGCAGGTCTATACAAGCATTTGTGAAAATTGCAGTCGTTTTATCCAGTCCAGTTATCGAATAATTGTGcgtaaattttttctttctatatCTCATCATGACTGCACTCTCCCGAAAAGAATTCgtgaaaagtttgttttgtttgaaatttttcttcCAAATCGTTGCAATGTTTTTAGTCTCGGAAAAATATGAAGTCATTCCATTGAACGTCTCAAGCGAAGCCTTGACTCCAAGAGACGGAGAAAAAATGCAGCCTCTCTAATTAATGGACACGGTAAAAAGCGGACACCTCCAATAGACGAAAAAATTTCATTACAGCTTTCTAAATCGCAGACAAGCAATTAGCGGACACTCCTTAACGGACACATTTTAAGGCTTTCGAAGGCCCCAAAAAACTATGATTAACTGGGTTTCTAGTTCATATCCTCCTTCACGGTTAATTCTTTCACCCACAATGCAGCTTGTAAGAAGGTGAGGGGGTTAAGAACATGAATGAATCTTTTGAAACGTATTTTGGGATGTGTCCTATAATAACTTCCTTTTCCAGAAAATCCATCTTTGTTATTTCAACAGCATCTTTATCTTCCTTATTTTTCGTTTCTTTGCTACATTTCAAAGTTTCTAAAGACTCCAAATATCCATGTAGGCATGGCAAGCCTCTAGCAAATGAAGAAAAGTTGTAGATTTCAAGTTCTTGATCGATAATGATGGGAATATCAACCTCGCACATGTCATCTGTGATCATGTTCGTTATTTTACAGCTGACAAAGATGACACGATGTACGAAAACAAAAcgtaacaaaacaaaatttttttatttgacgaAAACTTGATTTTCACAATTCTTTTTGTCGCAGCGAACCACAAGACAAAATACTATAGGTACATTTTCTATCAGCATGTGTTGTGTTAGTTggtattttgaaacaaaaacgTACTTTGGAAAAAGATTATGTGGTACGACTCGACATTAAAGTCAtgttcttcattttcttcttttttccggTCGACTTGCTTCTCTCCATCTGTTCCTTCTTCGTCTTCCTCGGTCGTGGCTACAATTAATgccttcttcttcatcttcgtCTTGTGGCTCAATTAATTGTTCCCAACTAGGGTAGAGCTCCTTTATTTTTTCCGTCAGGAAGCTATCGCGACAGGAGTTTGTAGCAATCAACCACGTGTCGCAAAACGTGTCGCTCCCATGCCAGTTAATTCTTTTCCGGCGTTTAAATGCTACCAGGGTCTGCTCGTTGTTATTTAATGGGCAGAATTTCCCCATGCCCCAGCGGCTATCTTTTACATTTTATGCATATACTCAGCACTGTCTAGCTTGCTTTCTATGTCAATGATCGAATTTCAACGCATGGTACAAAATGCCATCCCTATCCTTGGCTGCAATAATGACATAGTCAAAAATTTCTTGCGGTACAACAATATGTTCTGGGACATATTATCATCAAACCTCATCAAACacgattttttcttttcttttaaatatggAAAAATTACGCATAAACGTAAACCGATCAAACctttcatcaaacatgaaaGAATGCCGATTTTTGATGAAATGTGTGATCGGTTTCCCGGACCTTAAGACATGAACGAAATGTTTTTGCTCTGTCCAAGTTACCCATCCTTCGTCGAAAATCCCTAAATGAtagttttcacatattttttgaaaaagacaTTCCACAAAAATGCATTATTTTCAAGCTGATAAAAACCTGTATTCAGAAAATAGTGTGATCTAACTCCTTTATTCCCGGGTAACCGCAGGTCGTGTTGTCTTAGTTACTGTGTTTTGTTTTTCCGAAAGTAAACTGACTTTACTACAAGATCAAGAATTTCTATCGTATATTCCTACCGTCTACTATGTTTAAATTAGAAAATTTAGCAGTTAAGACTGagattttgctaaaaaatagaaacatatttaagaatacaaatttaaaaaataaatatatcaaaCACGATGTGGTATCACACAAAAACTACTAACTAAGGATTATCTAAAATTGTCTCGTGTATTGCGAACGGTATTCATCTTTCGGTGATGTTAAAGCTGGATTTCCATCAGTGCGAATTCTCTTATCGCTCTGGCTTTTTTGACCCATTGATCTTTTTTCGCACTAGTGAAAATTGCAGAGCGACACTTTTTTGCTCTTATCGCCCAATTTCAGTGCGATAGTCAGAGCGACAATTatcaaaaagttttgatatttatCGCTCTGAGTTTTCGCCCAAAAGTGCAACTTCAAAGAAATACCGAAtgtccatttaaaaaaattgaatagattCTATTGAAATTTAACTTCAGCACATGCTTACACGTGTTGAGTACAAGAAATAGTTTCATATGTGTTGTGAACCGAGCAGtgttgtaaaaaaagtttttataaaatggGAAAAACAAATAGGTGCGACTTAAGGGAAGATGAATATTTAGCAGAGGCTATTCGAAATTTTTCATGTCTGTACGACAAAAGTTGGAAAGAGTATCGAGAAAAAGATCGAGTGGCAAATGCTTGGAAGAATGTTGAGGAGGAGTTAGGATGTGAAGAGGGTAAAGTTTATCCTTGTTTGTCAGTTCAATGCGCTACATTTTTGCGCTGTTAAAACTTGAGCGTATTCAGCTTGTTCTATTacttatttggaaaaaaaatgtttttaaatttaactgtTTTAAGGTGAAGCTATTCGAAGATGGGACAACTTGAAAAAAAGATACAGCAAGAAAAAGAACAACCTAAAAAAGAAATCTGCATCGGGATCAGGTTTGGCTGACGTTGAATCATGTGTCAAAGATTTGAAAGAATACTCTTTTTTATCTTGGCTTGATAAGCATTATCAAATGAGAGACACAAAATCAAATATAGCGGCTCTGGAGGATGAGGAAGATATTGATTCTTATTCGGAGGCAGCGGttaaagattatttaaataacGAGAATGACCCTGCTACATAATCACCAAGTTTGGCCAAGATGACAACTATTGATCCACCATCTGTTACTTCAACAAAGAGGAGCGGGCGTAAGAGTACGAAAGAAGAAACAGAAACGTTTGCTTTGAAGAGCATCGGCGAGGCTTTTGCATTGAAAGCAACTCAACGTGGTAGTGCTAAAAAGGACGCAGATGGCCTGTTTGGGGAAATGGTTGCTGAAGAATTAAGACAAGTATCTGGGCGAAGCAAGATTATGCTAAAGCACAAAATTCAAACCGCAATCTATGAATGTCAAATGGAGGCTTGGAATGGGTCGCAGCCTAAACGACAGCTACACATGATGTCCCCACCCTCAACTCCTAGTTTTGGTAATTCTCTCCATTTCAACGCCTATGGAAGCCCCGTATACCAGCAACAGCAGCCATTGCATGAAGATAAAACCGATCATAAAGGGTATTACACAAATTTGTTGAATGAAaaacaatagtttttttttgcataaaacaaAACTGTAAATACAACGTTGTAAAAggtcttttcaaaatatttatgtaCGCCTTACATGTCGGTACTGCCATTCAACAGAACCCTCTTCACTATTCACAAAATCCTTGATTGCTTCCCGCATTTCTGTAGCACTTCTTTCTGGCCGGGAGCCCCGTACATTATATAAGTCATAAAGACATCCTTCGTTCTGCCCCACCTGTCTTCTCCATTCCCCAGGCGTAATCTCCCCATTCGTGTCTGTGCTATCGACAAAACCATTTGGACAATACATTGCGGCTTCAGTTTGACGTAAGTAATTGTGTAAAGCAATTGCTCCGAgcgtaaaattttaaacattttttaccgATGcttttattgggcggcaaataTTCTTTATCTAGCCCGCAATAAGCCGAACGCGTTTTCAATAACACGCCTGGCACGAGAGAGGCGATAGTTATATACTCTCTCAGGCTCGTTCAGCTTGCCAGGATATGGGCGcatcatatttttctttaaggGGAAAGCTTCATCTCCAACTAGAAAATAAGGTAATGGGTCAAATTTACATCCAGCTAGTGACGTAGGTGGTGGGATTTGAAGGGATTGATTTTCCAGTTGCATTCCAATATGACTCTTTGATAAGACACCACAGTCGTTGTTACTTCCATATTGTCCTACATCTACGAGAATGAAGTTGTACTTAGCATCACAGACTGCTAACAGTATGATGCTGTAGAACCCCTTGTAATTGTAATAGAGCGATCCTGAATTGGGAGGGTTTTCCATGGCAATATGTTTCCCATCGATTGCCCCTATGCAATGTGTGAAATTCCACGTGCTTCGAATTCATTTTCGATTCTTAACCACTCTTCTTTGGAAATAGGGGGTCTTACATATTCGCTTAGGTTCTCCCAAATTGCTGCAGCTGTTTCAGACAGAATTCGTGAAATAGCACTCGCGCTAATGCGAAAGTTGAATGATAGAGATTGTTGAGAATCTCCTGAGGCAAGATAACGTTAAGTAAGAGCCAAGCGTTCAGCTGCAGGAATTGAATTTCGAAAATTTGTGTCTCTTTTTTGGATTGATGGACC contains:
- the LOC130649406 gene encoding cytochrome c oxidase subunit 6B1-like — encoded protein: MDKVITKTAPFDARFPNMNQTKSCWQNYLDFQKCTKAKGEDYEPCQYFFRNFKSLCPVSWVEKWNDQLESGTFPAKV
- the LOC130648548 gene encoding putative nuclease HARBI1; the protein is MENPPNSGSLYYNYKGFYSIILLAVCDAKYNFILVDVGQYGSNNDCGVLSKSHIGMQLENQSLQIPPPTSLAGCKFDPLPYFLVGDEAFPLKKNMMRPYPGKLNEPERVYNYRLSRARRVIENAFGLLRAR